From the genome of Hymenobacter sp. PAMC 26628, one region includes:
- the mraY gene encoding phospho-N-acetylmuramoyl-pentapeptide-transferase yields MLYYFFRYLHEHFHVPGTGVFQYTTFRAGLAVVISLLIAQLFGGRLIRLLQKKQVGESIRDLGLQGQNEKKGTPTMGGLIILLAILVPVLLLARLRNIYIILMILSTVWLGLIGFLDDYIKVFRKNKEGLSGRFKVLGQVGLGLTVGWVLFFSNEVTVRQYLLPNGALSAVDASKVYHDVHLMITTVPFMKNNELNYGDLFATAGTFFNGLYAIFYIPIVIFLITAVSNGANITDGLDGLAAGTSAIIGITLAIFAFVSGNALLADYLDVMFIPDSGELVIFCTAFVGACIGFLWYNSYPAQVFMGDTGSLALGGIIAVLALIVRKELLIPVLCGVFLIENLSVILQVSYFKYTKRKYGEGRRILRMSPLHHHYQKLGYHESKIVSRFWIVGIMLAVITLVTLKLR; encoded by the coding sequence ATGCTCTATTATTTCTTCCGCTACCTCCACGAACATTTTCACGTGCCCGGCACCGGGGTGTTTCAGTACACTACGTTCCGGGCCGGCCTGGCGGTGGTAATTTCGCTACTCATTGCCCAGCTGTTCGGTGGCCGCCTCATCCGCTTACTCCAGAAAAAACAGGTGGGCGAAAGCATCCGCGACCTGGGCCTGCAGGGCCAGAACGAGAAAAAAGGTACCCCTACAATGGGTGGCCTCATCATTTTGCTGGCCATTCTGGTGCCGGTGCTGCTGCTGGCCCGATTGCGCAATATCTACATCATCCTGATGATTCTGAGCACGGTGTGGCTCGGCCTGATTGGCTTTCTGGACGACTACATCAAGGTGTTTCGCAAGAACAAGGAGGGCCTGAGTGGGCGATTCAAAGTGCTGGGTCAGGTGGGGCTGGGCCTTACGGTGGGCTGGGTGCTGTTTTTCTCGAACGAGGTGACCGTGCGCCAGTACTTGCTGCCCAACGGGGCCCTATCGGCCGTCGATGCCAGCAAGGTGTACCACGACGTGCACCTGATGATTACCACCGTGCCATTCATGAAGAATAACGAGCTGAACTACGGCGACTTGTTCGCCACGGCGGGTACGTTTTTCAATGGGCTGTACGCCATCTTCTACATCCCAATTGTCATTTTCCTGATCACCGCCGTCAGCAACGGCGCCAACATCACTGACGGGCTCGACGGGCTGGCGGCGGGCACCTCGGCCATCATCGGCATCACGCTGGCCATTTTCGCCTTCGTGAGCGGCAACGCCTTGCTGGCGGATTACCTGGACGTGATGTTCATCCCGGACTCGGGCGAGCTGGTCATTTTCTGCACCGCGTTCGTGGGGGCCTGCATCGGGTTTTTGTGGTACAATTCGTACCCGGCGCAGGTGTTCATGGGCGACACCGGCTCGTTGGCCCTGGGCGGCATCATCGCCGTGCTGGCCCTCATTGTGCGCAAAGAATTGCTGATTCCCGTGCTCTGCGGCGTGTTTCTGATTGAAAACCTGTCGGTTATCCTCCAGGTGAGCTACTTCAAATACACCAAGCGCAAGTACGGCGAAGGGCGCCGCATCCTGCGCATGTCGCCGCTGCACCACCACTACCAGAAGCTGGGCTACCACGAATCCAAAATCGTGTCGCGGTTTTGGATTGTGGGCATCATGCTGGCCGTCATTACGTTGGTAACCCTTAAGCTGCGTTAA
- the murD gene encoding UDP-N-acetylmuramoyl-L-alanine--D-glutamate ligase, translated as MNIVILGAAESGVGAALLAQAKGHAVFVSDRGPIEPRYKEKLVQTGIEFEENQHSLDRILAADEVVKSPGIPEKAAVVGALREKKIQISSEIEFASRHTKARFIAITGTNGKTTTTLLTHHLLKEAGFNVGLAGNIGHSLAELVIEDKFEYYVLELSSFQLDDIHDFHPWIALLLNISPDHLDRYEYSLQKYAEAKMRIAENLVTDDYLIYNADDEHTGRFLPTAFMRCFVLPFSLHHRPDYHLAGYYENEATLRVHLPIEDRHPDEVSIANSPLIGQHNRQNLAAAILAARIVGASPEQIEGALGTFQNADHRLQLVAEIGGVQFIDDSKATNVEAAWYALDGLKKRIVWIAGGTDKGNDYASLQPLARQKVGALVCLGLDNAKLRAAFEHEVPHVEETRSMADAVRRAGALAQPGDVVLLSPCCASFDLFKNYEDRGRQFAAAVHELALN; from the coding sequence ATGAACATTGTCATCCTCGGCGCGGCCGAAAGTGGGGTAGGGGCGGCACTGCTGGCGCAGGCCAAAGGCCACGCCGTGTTCGTGTCCGACCGGGGCCCCATCGAGCCCCGCTATAAGGAAAAGCTGGTGCAGACAGGCATTGAGTTCGAGGAAAACCAGCACTCGCTGGACCGAATTCTGGCCGCCGATGAGGTCGTCAAGAGCCCCGGTATTCCCGAAAAAGCGGCGGTCGTGGGGGCCCTGCGCGAAAAGAAAATCCAAATCTCCTCGGAAATCGAATTCGCCAGCCGCCACACCAAGGCGCGGTTTATCGCCATCACCGGCACCAACGGCAAAACCACCACCACGCTGCTCACCCACCACTTGCTGAAGGAAGCGGGCTTCAACGTGGGCTTGGCGGGCAACATCGGCCATTCGCTGGCCGAGCTGGTCATCGAGGACAAGTTTGAGTATTACGTGCTGGAGCTGAGCAGCTTCCAGCTCGACGACATCCATGATTTTCACCCCTGGATTGCACTGCTGCTCAACATCAGCCCCGACCACCTCGACCGCTACGAGTACTCGCTTCAGAAGTACGCCGAGGCCAAAATGCGCATCGCCGAGAACCTGGTCACCGACGATTACCTCATCTACAACGCAGACGACGAGCACACCGGGCGCTTCCTGCCCACGGCGTTCATGCGCTGCTTCGTGCTGCCGTTCAGCCTGCACCACCGGCCCGATTACCACCTGGCCGGCTACTACGAAAACGAGGCCACGCTGCGCGTGCACCTGCCCATCGAAGACCGCCACCCCGACGAGGTGAGCATCGCCAACTCGCCGCTCATCGGCCAGCACAACCGCCAGAACCTGGCCGCCGCCATCCTGGCTGCGCGCATCGTCGGGGCCTCGCCCGAGCAAATCGAAGGGGCCCTGGGTACCTTCCAAAACGCCGACCACCGCCTCCAACTGGTGGCCGAAATTGGCGGCGTGCAGTTCATCGACGACAGCAAGGCCACCAACGTAGAGGCCGCTTGGTACGCCCTGGACGGCCTCAAAAAGCGCATCGTCTGGATTGCCGGCGGCACCGACAAGGGCAACGACTACGCCTCGCTGCAACCGCTGGCCCGCCAGAAAGTAGGGGCCCTGGTGTGCCTGGGCCTGGACAATGCCAAGCTGCGCGCCGCGTTTGAGCACGAGGTGCCGCACGTGGAAGAAACCCGGAGCATGGCCGACGCCGTGCGCCGCGCTGGGGCCCTGGCGCAACCCGGCGACGTGGTGCTGCTCTCGCCCTGCTGCGCCAGCTTCGATTTATTCAAGAACTACGAAGACCGGGGCCGGCAGTTTGCCGCCGCCGTGCATGAACTGGCCCTTAACTAA
- a CDS encoding FtsW/RodA/SpoVE family cell cycle protein, with amino-acid sequence METTFRPNWLQRNLKGDPILWAIVLIFSVISIAVVYSATGTLAYRNELRGRPGSAEMIVLKHSGLIFMGLALMWLAHRVDYRHYSRLSLYALLISVPLLLFTFFVGGTTLNDASRWLTIPVIHLTFQPSDLAKLALISHLASMLSRRQQHLHDFKSTLLPVMLWVGVICGLIILSNASTALLLFATCMLLMFIGRVPLKQMAVMVAIGVVLGGAGLAAGQRLGTVISRVSSFSDPNKKTPFQLEHSYIAIATGGVAGKGPGKSTERNILPHPYSDFIFAIIIEEYGLLGGAVVLLLYLALLYRGLKTVMNSYGAFGGLLSAGLSFSLVLQALVNMGVAVGLGPITGLPLPLLSMGGTSLIFTGISIGIILAVSRGEPEIRPVVGTDPDAPRIPRQNPSYA; translated from the coding sequence ATGGAAACCACTTTCCGCCCCAACTGGCTCCAGCGCAACCTCAAGGGGGACCCCATTTTGTGGGCTATTGTGCTTATTTTCTCCGTCATCAGCATCGCCGTGGTGTACTCGGCCACCGGCACGCTGGCCTACCGCAATGAGCTGCGCGGCCGGCCCGGCTCGGCAGAAATGATTGTGCTCAAGCACAGCGGACTCATTTTCATGGGCCTGGCCCTGATGTGGCTGGCGCACCGCGTCGATTACCGGCACTACTCGCGGCTGTCGCTCTACGCGCTGCTGATTTCGGTGCCGCTGCTGCTGTTCACGTTCTTCGTGGGCGGCACCACCCTCAACGATGCCTCGCGCTGGCTCACCATTCCGGTCATCCACCTCACCTTCCAGCCGTCCGACTTGGCCAAGCTGGCGCTGATTTCGCACCTGGCCAGCATGCTCAGCCGCCGCCAGCAGCACCTGCACGACTTCAAATCGACGCTGCTGCCGGTGATGCTGTGGGTGGGCGTCATCTGCGGCCTCATCATCCTGAGTAACGCGTCCACGGCCCTGCTGCTGTTTGCCACCTGCATGCTGCTGATGTTCATTGGGCGCGTGCCGCTCAAGCAGATGGCCGTAATGGTGGCCATCGGCGTGGTGCTGGGCGGGGCGGGCCTAGCCGCCGGCCAGCGCCTGGGCACCGTGATATCGCGCGTGTCGAGCTTCTCCGACCCCAACAAGAAAACGCCGTTCCAGCTGGAGCACAGCTACATCGCCATTGCCACCGGCGGCGTGGCCGGCAAGGGCCCCGGCAAAAGCACCGAGCGCAACATCCTGCCCCACCCGTACTCCGACTTCATTTTTGCCATCATCATTGAGGAATATGGCCTGCTGGGCGGGGCCGTGGTGCTGCTGCTGTACTTGGCGCTGCTGTACCGGGGCCTAAAAACGGTGATGAACAGCTACGGCGCCTTCGGGGGGCTGCTCTCGGCGGGCCTCAGCTTCAGCCTGGTGCTGCAAGCGCTGGTGAACATGGGCGTGGCCGTGGGCCTGGGGCCAATCACGGGCCTGCCGCTGCCGCTGCTGAGCATGGGCGGCACCTCCCTGATCTTCACCGGTATTAGCATCGGTATCATCCTGGCTGTGAGCCGGGGCGAGCCCGAAATTCGCCCCGTCGTGGGCACCGACCCCGACGCGCCCCGCATACCGCGCCAGAACCCGTCGTATGCGTAG
- the murG gene encoding undecaprenyldiphospho-muramoylpentapeptide beta-N-acetylglucosaminyltransferase produces the protein MSNPLRIIISGGGTGGHIFPAVAIANELRRRHPDAAILFVGANGRMEMTRVPEAGYDIVGLDISGLQRRLTPQNLLFPLKVFRSVRRAGRLIEDFLPDAVVGVGGYASAPVLLAAASRAIPSLIQEQNSYAGLVNKLLGRRVGRICVAYEGMEKFFPVDKVVFTGNPVRAEIVGGNRAEALAFFGLDPAKKTLLVVGGSLGARTLNLATAAALPRLQAAGVQLLWQTGKLYYPEAKQQALPYGADGLYAHEFIRRMDLAYAAADVVVSRAGALSVSELTLTGKASILVPSPNVAEDHQTKNALALVGKGAAVLITDDHAAERLYDEALRLLADESRQQQLQARVRELARPDATTAIVDELLKLIKK, from the coding sequence ATGAGCAATCCCTTGCGAATCATTATCAGCGGCGGCGGCACCGGCGGGCACATTTTCCCGGCGGTGGCCATTGCCAACGAGTTGCGCCGCCGCCACCCCGACGCGGCCATTCTCTTCGTGGGCGCCAACGGCCGCATGGAAATGACGCGCGTGCCCGAGGCCGGCTACGACATCGTGGGCCTCGACATCAGCGGTCTGCAGCGCCGCCTCACGCCTCAAAACTTGCTGTTTCCGCTGAAGGTATTTCGCTCCGTGCGCCGAGCCGGCAGGCTCATTGAGGACTTTTTGCCCGACGCCGTGGTGGGCGTGGGCGGCTACGCCTCGGCGCCGGTGCTGCTGGCCGCCGCCAGCCGCGCCATCCCGTCGCTCATCCAGGAGCAAAATTCCTACGCGGGTCTGGTCAATAAGCTGTTGGGCCGCCGCGTGGGGCGCATTTGCGTGGCCTACGAGGGCATGGAGAAATTTTTTCCCGTCGACAAAGTGGTGTTCACCGGCAACCCCGTGCGGGCCGAAATCGTGGGCGGCAACCGGGCCGAAGCCCTGGCATTCTTTGGCCTCGACCCGGCCAAGAAAACGCTGCTCGTGGTGGGCGGCAGCCTGGGGGCCCGCACCCTCAACCTAGCCACGGCCGCGGCGCTACCGCGTCTGCAAGCCGCCGGCGTGCAACTGCTTTGGCAAACTGGCAAGCTCTACTACCCCGAGGCTAAACAGCAAGCCTTGCCTTACGGTGCCGACGGTCTGTATGCCCACGAGTTCATCCGGCGCATGGACTTAGCTTACGCCGCCGCCGATGTGGTGGTGAGCCGCGCCGGGGCACTGTCGGTGAGCGAGTTGACCCTAACGGGCAAGGCTAGCATTCTGGTGCCATCGCCCAACGTGGCCGAGGACCACCAAACCAAAAACGCCCTGGCTCTGGTAGGCAAGGGCGCTGCTGTCCTCATCACCGACGACCACGCCGCCGAGCGCCTCTACGACGAAGCGCTGCGCTTGCTGGCCGACGAGTCCCGCCAGCAACAATTGCAAGCGCGGGTGCGCGAATTGGCCCGGCCAGATGCTACCACCGCCATTGTCGATGAGTTGCTGAAATTAATTAAGAAGTAG